The Flavobacterium johnsoniae genomic sequence TAAAGTAGTTGTTGATGATGTTTAACATCGAACGATAATCACCTCCGTCAAGCGTACGATTCCACCAATTAAATACTACGTTATTCACAAAATTAAAGTCGCCATACATTCCGATAGAAGCATTTCTAGAAATGTTGTCAGCCCATAAGTTGCGCATAAACGTACTATTTAATCCGCCAATCGTGCTTCCGAAAGCATGATTGTAAGTATCTAAACCTTCTGATGAAATAGTGTTTTGAATTGTGATATTACAAGCAGGAAGTTTCTCTAATTTCGATTTTGCATTAGCCGCAAATTGATGTCTGTATAAAGAAATATTTTCGTCTAATCCCCAACTTACAGAGCAGTGATCTACAATGATATTTCCCATTGGATTTCCACCCAAAGCGTCATCTCTTCTTGTTACTTCCGTTTCGCCACGTCTAAAACGCATGTGTCTGATAATAACATCGTGTGTGTCGATTTCTAAAGTTTCTCCAGCAATACAGATTCCGTCACCAGGAGCAGTTTGTCCAGCAATAGTTACGTAAGGCGCACGCATGCTGATTCTCTTTTTTAAGCGAATAATTCCTGAAACATTAAAAACAATAGTTCTTGCTCCAACTGCTTCACAAGCTTCACGGAAAGTTCCTTTTCCGCTGTCTTCCAAACTAGTTACAACAAATATTTTTCCGCCACGACCACCTGGAGTGTAAGCTCCACCACCTTCTGCACCTGGAAAAGCTGGAATATCAGCATGAACAAAATCTTTAGGATAAGAAGCCCAAGGTAAATAAGGTCTTCCCTCTCTAGCTTGTTCTTTTATGATATGATAATTAGCTTTCCAAATTTCGCCAAGTCTTGTTTCTTCTTCAGTTAAAAGAGCATCGGCTTTTTCTTGAACAGGTTTTGGAATTACGGGATATTGGGCATACGCAGATGAGAAAAGAGAACAAAATGAAAATGCTAATAATGTTCTTTTCAAGGTAAGATTAGGAAAAATATTTTGCATGGAATTGATGGTCTAAGGTTTAATAGTTTTTGATAGAAAGTTAAATCAGAATTTAATCTTTTTTAGAAGTAGAGTCTTTAGCTTTATTTTTTTCTCTTTCTTCAACACGTTTATGCCAATCAGCACTTTCTTTGTTAAGATCGTAACCTTGTTTAGATAAATAATTGTTGATTCTTCCTTTGTATTTACCAAACCAGCCGTGTTTTTCTTTAGAAGAACCGCCATCCATTGCATGTTCTCTTGCTTCAACTAAAGCTTTATAAATGTAATCTTTTTGTTCTGCAGTCAAGTTTGGAAGCATATCATTATAACCTGCAACTGTGATAGGAAGCACGCCATAAGTCATTCCGTCTTTAACCTCAGTAATTTTGTCTTCTGATAATTCTTTACCTAATTTTTTGATGTAAGATTTATGCAGTTTTGCAATTGATTCGTCTGCTTTTGATTTTAACTTATCAATTTTTTCATTTTGTTTTTCTTTTGCTAAAGAAGTGTCTTCTTTTACTTTTTTGATTTCAGCATCTCTTCCGTCTTGGATTTCAGTTAAATCTCTGAATTGCTGAGCAATAATATTTGAAACTGCTTTTTCTTTTGCTTCGTTTTTCAAATCTAATTTGGTAACGATTTTTGCAGCTCTTTCATTTGTAACCTTTACATATTCGGGGTCCAAATGCTGTTGTGCACTTAAAGTTGAAAATGCAAAAACCAACGATAATAAGCCAACATTTAATTTATTTAGTGCCATGATTTTTATTTTTAGTATTTGAAAACATTCTTGTTTTAATTTGACAAGAATGTTTTCAAAAATTGTTCCTATTTTAAATCTAATAAAGGTCTAACCAAAGTTTCTTTGTTATTAGCCAAATCTTTCCAGTCAACTTTTATTGCTGGATTTACTCCATTGATGTAATCTTCAATATTAGAGTAACCATCTCCGTTTAAATCTCCTTTTGCATCAGATGGATCATTTGGGTTTAAACCGTATTTTTTCTCCCATGCATCTGGCATACCGTCTTTGTCTGTATCTACATACGCTTTACCTTTATAGTCAGGATATCCTCCAACTTGAGAAATATCTGTAATAATTCCTTTTTTATAAGAATCCATTGGTAAACGTCTGTGTTCGAACTGATAGAATTCTTTTTTCTCTAAACCTTTAGCATATTCAGGAACTCCAGTTTTAACCGTTCTTACAATTCTTTCGTCTACTTTATCTCTAATTGGTAACGTTGCTCCCACATTTTTAAGTACAAATTCATAAGACTCTTCAGCCGTCATAAATTTATTGAACCAAGGCATTGGGAAAGGCTTGTCTGCTTTCATTTTATCGAAATACTCTTTCGATTCATCGTAAGTCATTAACTCTCCTTTTTTATTTTCAATTTGGATTCCGCCATCCCAGTTGTTTTTTGTAACTTTTTCGTTATTATTCACAACATTTCCGTTTACATAAGCTCTACCGAAAACCATATAAGGCAATTTGCTTCTTCCAGATTCTGGTTTTAAGATTCTGTAGCTAATTGGCTGAGTCAAATCGGTAACTGGTCCTGGTTTGTAAAAGTTATTAATGATATTATAATTCGCAGTATAATCTCCACCATCAGTAGATCTGTTATACCAGTTGAAAACTACGTTATTCACAAAATTAAAAATTCCATTCCATCCAATAGAAGGATTTCTACCAGCATTATTAGCCCACATATTTCTCATAAAAGAGCAGTTTTCACCACCCAAAGTACTTCCGAAAGCGTGATTGTAAGTATCTAAGGCTTCACCAAAT encodes the following:
- a CDS encoding thrombospondin type 3 repeat-containing protein, producing the protein MQNIFPNLTLKRTLLAFSFCSLFSSAYAQYPVIPKPVQEKADALLTEEETRLGEIWKANYHIIKEQAREGRPYLPWASYPKDFVHADIPAFPGAEGGGAYTPGGRGGKIFVVTSLEDSGKGTFREACEAVGARTIVFNVSGIIRLKKRISMRAPYVTIAGQTAPGDGICIAGETLEIDTHDVIIRHMRFRRGETEVTRRDDALGGNPMGNIIVDHCSVSWGLDENISLYRHQFAANAKSKLEKLPACNITIQNTISSEGLDTYNHAFGSTIGGLNSTFMRNLWADNISRNASIGMYGDFNFVNNVVFNWWNRTLDGGDYRSMLNIINNYFKPGPITPQNEPISHRIVKPESGYIEPKQYGRAYVSGNFIVGSPEVTADNWNGGVQLENLPEAETKEFLADIKVPKPFSMPHITIMKAEEAYDFVLANVGATIPKRDAVDERILKQVKTGKIEVKDGLENSIGKEFIKRRLPADSYKKGIITHPDQVGGYPTYKGKAYKDSDNDGIPDAWEKKFGLNPNDASDANKDANGDGYTNIEKYFNGIDPNSKIDWTKVENNTDTLAKLKSLLQ
- a CDS encoding DUF3826 domain-containing protein, with protein sequence MALNKLNVGLLSLVFAFSTLSAQQHLDPEYVKVTNERAAKIVTKLDLKNEAKEKAVSNIIAQQFRDLTEIQDGRDAEIKKVKEDTSLAKEKQNEKIDKLKSKADESIAKLHKSYIKKLGKELSEDKITEVKDGMTYGVLPITVAGYNDMLPNLTAEQKDYIYKALVEAREHAMDGGSSKEKHGWFGKYKGRINNYLSKQGYDLNKESADWHKRVEEREKNKAKDSTSKKD
- a CDS encoding polysaccharide lyase; the encoded protein is MKNSALFIASLLFLGSAKCFAQYPKISPEVQAQEKAIKAEAQRLSDEAWEKALVVIEEEAKHGKPYIPWASRPTDLPQAEIPAFPGAEGGGMYTFGGRGGNVYVVTSLEDRGPGTLREACEKGGARIVVFNVSGIIRLKSPLIIRAPYITIAGQTAPGDGICVAGESTWIDTHDVIIRHMRFRRGETFVGRRDDSIGGNPVGNIMIDHVSATWGLDENMSIYRHIYSPGPGYPDVKVGTVNITIQNSLFGEALDTYNHAFGSTLGGENCSFMRNMWANNAGRNPSIGWNGIFNFVNNVVFNWYNRSTDGGDYTANYNIINNFYKPGPVTDLTQPISYRILKPESGRSKLPYMVFGRAYVNGNVVNNNEKVTKNNWDGGIQIENKKGELMTYDESKEYFDKMKADKPFPMPWFNKFMTAEESYEFVLKNVGATLPIRDKVDERIVRTVKTGVPEYAKGLEKKEFYQFEHRRLPMDSYKKGIITDISQVGGYPDYKGKAYVDTDKDGMPDAWEKKYGLNPNDPSDAKGDLNGDGYSNIEDYINGVNPAIKVDWKDLANNKETLVRPLLDLK